The genome window CGACGCTCCGCGTCGACGCGAACGAGGCGTGGACGCCGCGCGAGGCCGTCGAGAAGAGCGAGATGCTCGCCGGCTACGACGTGGAGTTCGTCGAACAGCCGGTCCCGGCGTCGGACCCCGAGGGACTGAAGTACGTCTACGAGCGCAGCGCGCTCCCCGTCGCCGCCGACGAGTCCTGTATCACGCTCCCCGACGTGCCGCGGATAGCCGACCGCGCGGACATCGCGAACATCAAACTGATGAAATGCGGCGGTCTCCGCGAGGCGACGCGGATGATTCACACCGCCCGCGCGCACGGGATGGAGGTGATGCTCGGCTGCATGGTCGAGACGAACGCTGCCATCGCCGCCGCCTGTCACCTCGCGCCGCTTCTCGACTACGCGGACCTCGACGGCTCGCTACTGCTCGAATCCGACCCGTACGCCGGTATCGACCTCTCGGAGGGGACGATTCGCCTCGGCGAGTCCGGCCACACCGGCACCGGCGCGCGACTCACCCGGTAGGCTGCCCGTCGGTCACTCCCAGTCCAACTCCTCGCTCCGGTTGACGCTCCGGAGGATGAACGGACCGATAGAGAGCGTCCGCTTCGCGACGGTCGCGATGCGCAGCACGTACGAGAGCAGTACCATGAAGGGGACCAGCGCGACGGTCACCGCCCCCGAGACGACCCAGACGAGGTTGTCGACGCCGAAGGTGAATCCCTGAATCGACCCGGGGTTGTCGACGTACAGAATCATCGCCGTGGCGACGACGAGCGCCGGAACCGACGTGTACAGCATCGTCCGCGAGAGGTTGATGAGCTCCCACTGGAAGTAGAGCGTCTTGAAGTGTTCGCGGGTGGGGCCGAAGAACTGCAGCGTCTCCAGCAGTTCGTCGAGTTCCTCGCGCGTTCGCTCCGAGAGCGAGTCGGCGTACTCGTTTCGGAGACGCCGTCCCTCGTATATCTTCCACGAGTAGTTGAAGTCCAACGCGGCGAACAGCACGTCGAACGTCCCGAACTGTTCGTCTTCGAGCTGGTCCGAAACCTCGCTCGCGTTGTCGACGAGCCCCTCGACGTACTCGCGGACGACGCCCTCGGCTTCGGTGGTGCTCTCGCCGTTCGTCTCGTCCGTCGTCTCGCTCAACCCCTCGGCACGTTCGCGTATCCCCTCGGTGAACGCGCGGAGAAACGCCGACGGCTCCGGGGGGACCGCCGAGACGCCGAGAACCTCCTCCACGTCCTCTCGGAACTCCATCGCGCCGGCCATCCGGTCGCGCTGGTCGCCGAGCGGCCCGAGCTCCTGCGAGAGCACGAGCTGGTTGATGGTGACGACGAGCGTCACGCCGGTGATGATGGCGGTGAGAAAGCCCTGAAACGCCGTCTCGATGGGGTCTTTCGCGTTCCACGAGCCGCGAATCGGCGCCGGGTCGACGACCCCGAGAACGACCAGCGTCACGAACACCAGCGCCAGCGTGCCCCCCGTGACGAACCAGCGGTCCGCGTCCATCAACAGCCAGAGTTTGACGCGACTGCCGCCGATTCGCTCGCGCATCGTGTTGCTCGGTTTGTCGCCGTCGCTCATGTTCGCATTACGGTCACGTCGTACAAAGTGTTCGCGTCGGCGGCGACCGCGGCGCGGAAACCGCTGCGGGGTCCGGTACCCGGCGGATTACCACGTCACTCCGCGCGCGACTCCTCTTCGTTCTCCAGCTCTTCGAGGTCGGCTTCGGTCTCCTCGTCCGTCTCCGAGGACTGCAGGTCTTCGAGTTGGGCGTCTATCTCCTCGTCGCTCGCGGTGTCGCTCTCGGTCTCGCCGGAGGACTTGCCCATCTCGGCTTTCAGCGTCTCCAGTTCGCTGTCGACCTCGCCACCGCTCCGCATCGAGTCGAGTTCGCGGTCGATGGAGTCCTTGTCCGACAGCGCGTCGTCGAACGCGCCCGTCTCCTGCAGTTCGTCCATCGCCGCCGAGCGCGCCTCCATCTCGTCGGTTTGCTCCTCGGCGCGCTCGATGGCGCGACCGACGTCCTCCATCTCGTCGCCGACGCCGGTCATCGCCTCGGAGACGCGACTGGACGCTTCCGCCGCTTCGTAGCGCGCCTTCATCGTCTCCTTCTTCGTGCGGAACTCCTCGATGCGGCTCTCCAACTGGTTCTTCTTCTCGACCAGTTCGTCCTGAGTGTTCTGCAGTTGCGCGACCTGCCCCTCGAGCTCCTCGATCTGTGTCATCTTCGACTGCTTCTTTTCGAGGGCTTTCCGCGCGAGGTCCTCGCGGTCCTGTCGCACCGCTTCGCGGGCCTGTTCGTTGTGTTTCTCGAC of Haloprofundus halophilus contains these proteins:
- a CDS encoding PspA/IM30 family protein, which translates into the protein MGILSRMSYVVRSKINALLNRAEDPNETLDYSYEQMRDELQDVKQGIADLTTQKKRLEIQKRRLEENVEKHNEQAREAVRQDREDLARKALEKKQSKMTQIEELEGQVAQLQNTQDELVEKKNQLESRIEEFRTKKETMKARYEAAEASSRVSEAMTGVGDEMEDVGRAIERAEEQTDEMEARSAAMDELQETGAFDDALSDKDSIDRELDSMRSGGEVDSELETLKAEMGKSSGETESDTASDEEIDAQLEDLQSSETDEETEADLEELENEEESRAE